The following is a genomic window from Thermodesulfobacteriota bacterium.
ATTTTCATGGCAATGTCCGTTTCTTCGGCATCGGATATGCGCAAGATGGCGGGCATGCCGAATTCTCCCTGGCAGATATCCCGGGCGGCATTCACGGCGGATTCCCAGTCCGGCATCATGTAGGAGAAAGGTTGGCGATTTTCCGGAAAATACCTAAAAATTTTCATTGTAACTGCAACAAGTACGCCGAAGCACCCCTCGCTGCCTTTCATGATGTCGTTGACCTTGGGACCGGTAGCGGTGGCAGGAAACGGCAGGGTGGTGAAAGATCCCGTGGGTGTAACATATTCCTGACTGATAACAAGGTCATAGGCATCACCGTAATAAGAAGAATTCTGGCCGGCGCCTAGGGTAACCACCCAACCGCCCACGGATGAATATTCAAAGGACTGGGGAAAATGACCGCCGGTGTAGCGGTAGGCGGCCTTGAATCTCTCCGGCGCGCTGTTTAAAATCTTCTCATACTCCGGTCCCATCATCCCTGCTTCCACGGTTATGGTCTGACGGGTTTCATTAAAATCCAGAACGCGGTTCATGTGGGTGTTCATGGCCAGAGAAATGCCGCCGCGGATGCATGACAGCCCCAGGGTAACGGAACTGCCGCCCCCATACACGTAAACAGGTATCTTTCTCTGGTTGCAGAGGGCCACGATTTTTTTCACGTCTTCCCTGTGGCGGGGATGCACCACTACATCGGAAATGTTTTCAATGATCTGTTCGCGCAGCTTCAGAATATCTTCCATGGCCTTGCCGGAAGAATATTTCAGCCGGTTGAAGGTGTCGGTGGACACGTTTTCCTGGCCGACAATGTCCACCAGGTCTTTCAGGTCATTCGAAGAAATCCCGGGCGGAATTTCCCGGCCGACCTTTTCCTCACCGGTACTGACTTTCCTGGAAAAATCAGCGTCGGTCATGCCGAGGGCGTCTTTGACTGCCTGATAAAATCCATGGCTGGGATGTTTGACCCGTTCAGGGGCGCCCCACTTGAAAATGGATCGGAATGATCCTGCCGGCGGCGGTGTATCCGTCCAGTCCGGCGTGAAAGATTTATTCTGGCTCATGTTTATCTCTCCTTGGGATTATTTTTCAGGATATCCGGTAATATCTCGTATCTCCTCATAAAGCGGCGCCAGGGCGTCGTACATCCGCTGATACACCCGGTCATACAACGCCTCATAAATCTCAACCGCCTCCGGATTGGGATCAAACTGTTTTTCGTGGGTAACCATGCCGTTGATGGCCTGGGGAAAGGAGTCGTAAAGTCCTGTCCCCACGGCGGTGACAATGGCCGCTCCCAGGCCCGATGTCTCGTGGGTTTTCCCCCGGACCATGGGCAGGTTGAAGATATCGGCCACAATTTTGCAGATTTCGTCGCTCTGGGAGGCGCCGCCGGACACGGCCGCTGACTGGGCCGACATTTTCCCGGCTTTTTCCATTTTTTCCAGCCCGTCCTTCAGGGCGAAGCCCAGCCCTTCAATGACGGCGCGGTAAATCATTCCTTTGGTATGCACGTCGCCGAAGCCGATCATGGCGCCCTTGGCGGCCGGGTGTTTGAGACCCGGGCTCCAGTAAGGCTGCACCACCAGGCCCATGGAGCCCGGCCGGGTCTGAGCCAGGTGCTGGTTTAAAACGACTTCGGCGGGGATGCCCTGCCGGGCGGCCTCCTGGACTTCCTCGTGGGCGAATTCGTTCTTGAACCAGGAGATCATCCAGAAGCCGCGGAAGATCTCCACTTCGGGATTGTAGTATCCGGGAATCGGGGCCGGGTAGGGCGGCATGAAGCGGATGGGCTCAAAATATCTGGCGGAAGTGGTCTGGACCGTGGCGGTGGTGCCGAAACTTAAGCTGACCATGGTCTGGTCGATGACGCCCGCGCCGATGGTTTCGCAGCCCTTGTCCGAGCCGCAGGCGATGACGGGAATCCCGGCCGCGAGCCCGGTGACCGCGGCCGCGGCATGGGTCACCTTGCCGATCGTTTCTCCGGGCATGACAATGTCCGGCAGCTTTTCCTTTTCCACGGGGAAGAACAGGGAGGAGGGGTCATATTTACCCGCCCACCTGATTTTTTTGTAATTGAAAGGGATATGGCCGATCTGAGATGCCGCGGAATCGGCAAACTCGCCCGTCAGGCGGAAGTTGAGAAACCCGGACACCTGCAGATACTTGTGGGTGGCTTCCCATATCTCCGGCTGGTTCTGGCGGATCCAGTTGCATTTGCCCTCGGCCTGAAGCTCGGCAATGGCTTCTTCCATATTAATAAGGCGTAAAACCGGCTTCAGGACGGCCGGGGGAACAAACGGCGGTTCGGCCTTGCGCTGGTCCAGCCAGATAATGGCCGGACGCAGGGGCATGCCGTTGCGGTCTACGTTGATCATGCTGGCCCGCTGGGAGGTGACGCCGATTCCGGCAACGGCCAAAAAATGATCCGGCGCGTCATTCTGCAGACGCCGGCAGGCCTGGCCGACACTGGTCCAGAACACCTCCGGGTCCTGTTCCGCCCAGCCGGGCTTGACGCTGTAGTAGGGCGCGTATTCGATCTGCGCCCTTGCCAGCATATCCCCGTTGACGGAAAAGAGCAGCGCCCGCAGGCTCTGGGTTCCGCAGTCGATGGATAGGAGCGTTTTATTCATTTTTTAACTCCTGTCTTTGGGAAATTGCTTGTTCGATTAATTTTATAATGGTTTAGTTGTTGAGGCGTTTAGTTGTTGAGAAGGATTCAGAGAATCAAGTAGCCTCACCCCTCAACTCCTCAACGGCGCGGAGCGCCATCTCAACCCACCGGCGGTCCGTAATATTTTTTCCACGTCTCGAGATAATGGTTTTTCTCGGTCTGCCACCGGGTCTCATCCCAGCCCAGGGAAGACCGGCACAGGGAACCGATTTTTTCAAGATGCGCGCTGCCGCCGTCCCTCGCCACCAGACCCAGGCGGACACGGCGCAGCAGCAGGTCGGTCAGGCGCCGGACCTGTTCGCTCCTGGCGGCATGGATCACTTCGCCCCACAAAATATTGGTCTCCGGGATCGTTTCGGCGGTGTTTTTCAGGCAGTAGTCAAGGATGGGGTCGGCCTGCTGCCCGTAGCGGCCGTAAAGCCGGCGCCGGGTATCCGGGGCAATGGACGCCGGCAGGTCCTGTCGCTGCTTCGGAGTAGTGAACACCGGTTCCCGGTCCGGAGGCAGGGTTTGTTTGGGAAGATACTCCCCGGCCTCTTTCAGCGCGTCTCTGGCCAGCAGCCGGAAGGTGGTCAGTTTCCCGCCGGTGACGGTGACCAGGCCGTTGTTTTTCCAGACCACATGCTCCCGTGATTCCTGGGAGGCCGCCTTGTGCCCGGTGCTGAGAACCGGCCTGACCCCGGCGATGGTGGCGATGGCGTCGGATTTTTTCAAGGGCAGATCCGGCATGATGAATTTGATCCCCTCCATCAGGTAATCGGCCTCCGCCGTGGAGATGGCCGGATTCAGGTTCATGTCCTGATCATGATCGATGTCGGTGGTGCCCAGGATGGCTACCCCCTCCCAGGGGAACATGAACACCGGCCGCTTGTCCGCCGGGTGCATGAAGCTGACGACGCTGTCCACCGGGAACAAGTCCTTGGGAAAAATCAGATGGCTGCCGCGCAGGGGGCGCAGGTGAAGCCCGTGCTGGGGCGACGGCTGAAGGGTTTCGGCCCAGGCGCCGGTGGCGTTGATGACCGCCCTGGTCCGCAATTCGGCTTCCTGGCCCGTCAGCGTGTCTTTTACCGTGACGCCGGAGACATTCCCCTGCCGGTCCCGGAGGATCTCCCGGACGCCGGCATAGTTGACGGCGCAGCCGCCGACCGCGATTGTTTCATTGATCAGCCGCAGGACCAGCCTGGCGTCGTCCACCTGGGCGTCCTTGAAATAAAATCCGCCGGCCAGGTGATGCTGACGCAGAAACGGAATGCGCCGGGTCATTTCTGCGGCGCTGTAACCGACGTGCTGTTTTTCCAGGGCCATCAGGCTGTAAACCATCAGGCCGATACCCATGATTTTTTTGGAAGGGCTGCGGTCCGTGAACAGGGGCATCAGGAAACCCAGGGGATCGATCAGCCCCGGCGCTTCGTTCAGCAGGCGCTGACGTTCCCTGACTGAGGCCCGGGTCAGCAGGGGCTTGCCTTCCTTAAGGTAACGCAGGCCCCCGTGCACCATTTTGGAAGACCGGCTGGAGGTGCCCCAGGCAAAATCCTGTTTCTCCACCAGCAGGGTCCGCAGCCCCATGCGCACGGCTTCGCGGAAAATGCCCGCGCCGGTGACGCCGCCGCCGACGACAATCAGATCCCAGTCCTTTTTAATATCGGTAAGATTCATGGCTATTGCTCCCTCGGATTTTCTTGAAACGTTTTCCATATTTTCAGGCTTTCCTCCATGGCCTTGCGGACAATGCCTTCGACCGTCGTTTTCCGGCGGATGGCCCGGTCCAGCTTGCGATAATATCCGGCCGAGGCCGCCCGTCCTTCCGGGAGGGTGAAATAGCGCTCGCCCAACGCTCTGAAAACCGGCGCGAAATCATTCAGAATCAGCGGACTGATCATGTTGTCGCTGAACTTGGCCATCAGAGATTGCAGCTCCCAGTCAAAGACGGAGTAATCCGCAGGGGATTGGCCGAGTGTTTCGGCCGTTTCCAGGTGCTTGAGGAATTGATCCGCATGATTTCGGATCGCCGTGCCGGCGCAGGCCGGCATGAAGACCGCCCGGGCCTGAAGCAGATGCGCGATAAATTCGCCCGGCAGGTAATCCGTAAAATTGACCAGGGTCTTGAGAATGCCCAGGCCGCCCTCCCGCCAGTAATGATTGACGACGGTTGGCTTACCATGCTGAATGGTGATCCAGCGATCGCCGGCCAGGCGCTGCAGAACTTCTCGCAGGGTCTGGCGGGTGACGTTCAATTGCTCGGCCAGCACCCGTTCCGCCGGCAGGGAGGATCCCGGCGGATAGGTTTCATCCAGAATGGCCGTCACCAGCCGGTGCTCGGCAAACTGGGCGGGACGGAAAATCGTTTTTTCGGTCTGAACCATTATTTCTCCTTACTGGTAGGAGGTCATACCAGATAGCCGGAGCGTTTGTCAAGGGAAAAAAAGCTCGACCCCTTGAATCCTATGCGTTAATTAAATTGGAGCGGACCAAACAATGAGAACAATAAAAAAAGGACGGATTTTCATGAAAACCAGTTTCGTTTATCCCATGATGATGCTGGCGGTTATTCTGGCCGGCTGCGCCGGGCGGACGCCGTCGCTGGGGGTGACCGGCGGGAGGCTGACACCCTGCCCGGATACGCCCAACTGCGTCAATAGCCAGGCACCGGATGACCGGCACTTTGTCGCGCCCATCTCCTATTCCTGCACCCGGGAGGAGGCCCGGCAACGCCTGCTGCAGATAGCGAAAACCACTTCCCGGACGCGACTCCTGGCGGAGGAAGCGGATTATGTGCGGGTTGAATATACCAGCCTGATTTTCCGGTTTGTCGATGACGTGGAGTTCTATTTTCCGGAGGAGCCGGTTATTCACGTCCGGTCGGCCTCCCGGCTGGGCTACTCGGACATGGGCGCCAATCGCCGGCGGGTCGAGCGCATCCGGGAACTTTTCTCCGGCACGGACAGCCAAAAATAAATTCGCGGTTTCTAAAAGATGGAGCGCTCAACCAGGATCGGAGCTATTTTGGCGCCATCATGTCCGACAGGCACTGGTACTCCATCTGCAGCGAATAATCAAACACCTGGTTGAGCATCCATTTGACGTAGAGGTTGACCGCTTTCTTGGTGGAGCGGATGGCCGGCTGGTGGCCCAGGCAGAGCTTGACGGCCATGTCCATCACCGCCCGGTCCAGATCCTCATGGGGCACGACCTGATTGAACAGGCCGATGCGCAGGGCCTCCTCGGCGCCGATGACCTCGCCGGTCATCAGCATCTCCTTGGCCTTGTTGACGCCGACCAGGATGGGCCAGATGACCGCGCCGCCGTCGCCGGCGGCCAGTCCCACCTTGACATGGGTGTCGCCGATTTTCGCCCGGTCCGAGGCGATAACGATGTCGGCGAACAGGGCCAGGGTGGCGCCGAGACCGGCAGCCGCGCCGTTGACTCCGGCAATGATGGGTCGGTCGATTTCCATGATGTTGACCAGCAGTTCCCGGGCTTCGGCAAACACCCGGTCCATGGCCGCCCGGTCCGGTATCGGCTCCTTCAGATCGGCGCCGGCGCAGAAGGCCTTGCCGGCGCCGGTGATGGTCACAACCTTGACCCCCTTGTCTTTGCGGATATCGGCGAAGATCTCGGTCAGTTCCGTGTGAAGCGCCGGTGTTACGGCGTTCATGCGGTCGGGCCGGTTCAGGGTCAGGCGAAGAATTTCGTCTTTGTTCTCTACGATAATATGCTGGTAGCGATTGTAATCCATGGTTTTCCTCCTGCCGCGGGTTTACGTTTTGAACCTGATGTATATCAGTAATGGATGTTATTTTCCACCTGGTTCCTGGCCGGTGCCCGGAAAACCGTTGACATGACAGGCCACCCTTGTTATGGATAATACTCATAAAACAGCTTGTTACCTTAATGGTATCCCATACAGACAGCCGTCAATCCCTCTTTAACGGACAGGAGCCGACCAATGAGCGACAAAGAAGCCGTGGAACAGAAGTTTAAACAGGCCGCCGGGCTGATCTCCAGCGCGGGCATGATCCCCTTTGCGATTACCGACACGCTGATGGAAATCATCCGGTTCTACCTGGATGAAGACGATGCCGATTTCATCAACGCCTCTTTTGACAGGAGCAAGTCGCTTTCCTACGATCAGCTCAAGGCCAAGACCGGGTTTTCGGATGAACGCATCCGGACCAAAACCGAATCGCTGGCAAAAAAAGGCATTATCTTCAACCAGCCCAACACCCAGGGCGTCATCGTCTACAAGCTGCTGCCCCTGATTCTGGTGGGGACTTTTGAATACACTTTCATGACCAGGCTGCCGGAAGGCAAAGAGCGGGAACCCCTGGGGAAAATCGCCCGGCTCTATCACCAATTGCTGACGGAACTGCGCGACAACATGCAACGCAGCTATGATAGCCTGCTGCCCATCTTCGAGCACCAGCCGCCGGTCGACCGGACCGTGCCTGTTCGCACCACCGAAGACGGCCGGACCATCAATATCGTGGTCGACAAGTCCATCAAGGCCGAGGACACGGTCCTGCCGGCCCAGACGGTCGAGGAGATTATCGCCAAGTTTGACGACATCGCCGTGGGCTACTGCTTCTGCCGTAACTACAACAAGGTCCTGGGCCATGACTGTGAAATCAAGGCGCCCAACGAAGTCTGTTTTACCTTCGGAAAATCCGCCCGACATACGGTGGCCCAGGGGTTTGCCCGGGCGGTGTCCAAAGCGGAGGCCCTGGCCATCATGAAGCAGGCCGAAGAGGGCGGACTGGTTCACAAGGCCTTTCACAACGGCTCCAATATTAATAAGGAAGAAAACAGCATCTGCAACTGCTGCAAGGACTGCTGCGACACCTTCACCCTGTGGCGCAACGGCGCCGTCCCCATGGTCAACTCCACCAATTATCTTTCCGTCATCGACGCCGACGCCTGCACCGGCTGCGGCATTTGCGTGGAACGGTGCCCGGTCGACGCCATATCGTTAAATAGCGACAGCGTCGCGGTCCGCGTAGAGCAATACTGCATCGGCTGCGGTATCT
Proteins encoded in this region:
- a CDS encoding FAD-binding oxidoreductase, giving the protein MSQNKSFTPDWTDTPPPAGSFRSIFKWGAPERVKHPSHGFYQAVKDALGMTDADFSRKVSTGEEKVGREIPPGISSNDLKDLVDIVGQENVSTDTFNRLKYSSGKAMEDILKLREQIIENISDVVVHPRHREDVKKIVALCNQRKIPVYVYGGGSSVTLGLSCIRGGISLAMNTHMNRVLDFNETRQTITVEAGMMGPEYEKILNSAPERFKAAYRYTGGHFPQSFEYSSVGGWVVTLGAGQNSSYYGDAYDLVISQEYVTPTGSFTTLPFPATATGPKVNDIMKGSEGCFGVLVAVTMKIFRYFPENRQPFSYMMPDWESAVNAARDICQGEFGMPAILRISDAEETDIAMKMFGISGSPLDKLMIFRNQKPGRRCLLIGQSDGNKKFAFQVKKNIKEICASYNGMYLTSYPMNKWMHGRFSDPFMREDLNDYGVIIDTLESSVTWDNLHRLHQGVRAYIKSHPHTICMTHSSHFYRQGTNLYFIFLRRSMPAKEFLEFQRNVIEQIEKHGGSLSHHHGAGKMMGPWMEKHLGKEQMAVLKAIKKHFDPNNIMNPGGTLGLDG
- a CDS encoding FGGY-family carbohydrate kinase, whose translation is MNKTLLSIDCGTQSLRALLFSVNGDMLARAQIEYAPYYSVKPGWAEQDPEVFWTSVGQACRRLQNDAPDHFLAVAGIGVTSQRASMINVDRNGMPLRPAIIWLDQRKAEPPFVPPAVLKPVLRLINMEEAIAELQAEGKCNWIRQNQPEIWEATHKYLQVSGFLNFRLTGEFADSAASQIGHIPFNYKKIRWAGKYDPSSLFFPVEKEKLPDIVMPGETIGKVTHAAAAVTGLAAGIPVIACGSDKGCETIGAGVIDQTMVSLSFGTTATVQTTSARYFEPIRFMPPYPAPIPGYYNPEVEIFRGFWMISWFKNEFAHEEVQEAARQGIPAEVVLNQHLAQTRPGSMGLVVQPYWSPGLKHPAAKGAMIGFGDVHTKGMIYRAVIEGLGFALKDGLEKMEKAGKMSAQSAAVSGGASQSDEICKIVADIFNLPMVRGKTHETSGLGAAIVTAVGTGLYDSFPQAINGMVTHEKQFDPNPEAVEIYEALYDRVYQRMYDALAPLYEEIRDITGYPEK
- a CDS encoding glycerol-3-phosphate dehydrogenase/oxidase yields the protein MENVSRKSEGAIAMNLTDIKKDWDLIVVGGGVTGAGIFREAVRMGLRTLLVEKQDFAWGTSSRSSKMVHGGLRYLKEGKPLLTRASVRERQRLLNEAPGLIDPLGFLMPLFTDRSPSKKIMGIGLMVYSLMALEKQHVGYSAAEMTRRIPFLRQHHLAGGFYFKDAQVDDARLVLRLINETIAVGGCAVNYAGVREILRDRQGNVSGVTVKDTLTGQEAELRTRAVINATGAWAETLQPSPQHGLHLRPLRGSHLIFPKDLFPVDSVVSFMHPADKRPVFMFPWEGVAILGTTDIDHDQDMNLNPAISTAEADYLMEGIKFIMPDLPLKKSDAIATIAGVRPVLSTGHKAASQESREHVVWKNNGLVTVTGGKLTTFRLLARDALKEAGEYLPKQTLPPDREPVFTTPKQRQDLPASIAPDTRRRLYGRYGQQADPILDYCLKNTAETIPETNILWGEVIHAARSEQVRRLTDLLLRRVRLGLVARDGGSAHLEKIGSLCRSSLGWDETRWQTEKNHYLETWKKYYGPPVG
- the fadR gene encoding fatty acid metabolism transcriptional regulator FadR, which codes for MVQTEKTIFRPAQFAEHRLVTAILDETYPPGSSLPAERVLAEQLNVTRQTLREVLQRLAGDRWITIQHGKPTVVNHYWREGGLGILKTLVNFTDYLPGEFIAHLLQARAVFMPACAGTAIRNHADQFLKHLETAETLGQSPADYSVFDWELQSLMAKFSDNMISPLILNDFAPVFRALGERYFTLPEGRAASAGYYRKLDRAIRRKTTVEGIVRKAMEESLKIWKTFQENPREQ
- a CDS encoding DUF1499 domain-containing protein produces the protein MKTSFVYPMMMLAVILAGCAGRTPSLGVTGGRLTPCPDTPNCVNSQAPDDRHFVAPISYSCTREEARQRLLQIAKTTSRTRLLAEEADYVRVEYTSLIFRFVDDVEFYFPEEPVIHVRSASRLGYSDMGANRRRVERIRELFSGTDSQK
- a CDS encoding enoyl-CoA hydratase-related protein, with the protein product MDYNRYQHIIVENKDEILRLTLNRPDRMNAVTPALHTELTEIFADIRKDKGVKVVTITGAGKAFCAGADLKEPIPDRAAMDRVFAEARELLVNIMEIDRPIIAGVNGAAAGLGATLALFADIVIASDRAKIGDTHVKVGLAAGDGGAVIWPILVGVNKAKEMLMTGEVIGAEEALRIGLFNQVVPHEDLDRAVMDMAVKLCLGHQPAIRSTKKAVNLYVKWMLNQVFDYSLQMEYQCLSDMMAPK
- a CDS encoding 4Fe-4S binding protein, with the protein product MSDKEAVEQKFKQAAGLISSAGMIPFAITDTLMEIIRFYLDEDDADFINASFDRSKSLSYDQLKAKTGFSDERIRTKTESLAKKGIIFNQPNTQGVIVYKLLPLILVGTFEYTFMTRLPEGKEREPLGKIARLYHQLLTELRDNMQRSYDSLLPIFEHQPPVDRTVPVRTTEDGRTINIVVDKSIKAEDTVLPAQTVEEIIAKFDDIAVGYCFCRNYNKVLGHDCEIKAPNEVCFTFGKSARHTVAQGFARAVSKAEALAIMKQAEEGGLVHKAFHNGSNINKEENSICNCCKDCCDTFTLWRNGAVPMVNSTNYLSVIDADACTGCGICVERCPVDAISLNSDSVAVRVEQYCIGCGICARFCPADAISLKEGARRVYVPPPRLRV